Proteins from one Oscillospiraceae bacterium genomic window:
- a CDS encoding class I SAM-dependent DNA methyltransferase gives MKDTERRVAAKTFAEYWKDRGYEKGESQPFWLSLLRDVLGVEAPEKFITFEEQVRLDHTSFIDGFIPSTHVLIEQKGRNKDLRKAIKQSDGSLLTPFQQAQRYSAVLPYSQRPRWIITCNFEEFLVYDMEKPNGEPEQIFVKDLAKEYYRLMFLVDTGDENIKREEKISLEAGKIVGELYDEILKQYHNPENDETLKSLNKLIVRLVFCLYAEDAGIFGGHSKFHNYIKSFSARDMRKALLELFKILDTKIEDRDPYEEEQLAAFPYVNGGLFADENIEIPQMNDEIRNLILRNASEDFDWSDISPTIFGAVFESTLNPETRRSGGMHYTSIENIHKVIDPLFLDELRAELAEIKEIKVAKTKETKINDFCKKLGSLTFFDPACGSGNFLTETYISLRRLENEALEEITKGQILFDFGDVIKVSINQFYGIEINDFAVTVAKTALWIAESQMMKETEEIVHQNLEFLPLKTNAHIVEGNALRIDWESVVPKNKLNYIMGNPPFVGARLMNKEQKDDLLSVFGAKWKNAGNLDYVACWYKKATELMRGTSIRTALVSTNSVSQGESVAILWKPLFETGIHIDFAHRTFRWSNEAKKTAAVFCVIIGFSFIGYKDKFIYDGERFNKAKNINAYLVDAENIFIESRTNPICDIPKIGIGNQPIDGGFYLFKKEEMESFIQKEPCSEKYFKPWIGSDEFIKRYFRYCLWLGECPPNELRKMPECMKRVEAVRKFRLSSNRKSTLKLADTPTRFQTENMPNEEYIVIPEVSTQSRRYIPIGFLTPDILCSNLVKIIPEAKMYHFGILTSNVHMAWVRQVCGRLGNGYRYSKDIVYNNFPWPTPTEEQKAAIEKTAQAILDARALYPDCSLADLYDEVAMPPELRKAHQENDKAVMRAYGFWGKLNTESECVAELMKMYQELTQK, from the coding sequence ATGAAGGATACAGAGCGTCGTGTAGCGGCGAAGACATTTGCTGAATATTGGAAAGACAGAGGATATGAAAAGGGCGAAAGTCAGCCGTTTTGGCTTTCTCTTCTTCGTGATGTCTTAGGGGTAGAAGCGCCCGAAAAGTTTATTACCTTTGAGGAACAGGTGCGCCTTGACCATACAAGCTTTATTGACGGTTTTATTCCGTCAACCCATGTACTTATTGAACAGAAAGGCCGTAACAAAGATTTACGAAAAGCTATTAAGCAGTCAGACGGCTCCTTACTTACTCCTTTTCAACAGGCACAGCGTTATTCTGCCGTTTTGCCGTATTCGCAACGCCCTCGCTGGATAATTACCTGTAATTTTGAAGAATTTCTTGTTTACGATATGGAAAAGCCTAACGGCGAGCCTGAGCAAATTTTTGTAAAAGACCTTGCTAAAGAATATTACCGTCTTATGTTCCTTGTAGATACAGGAGATGAAAACATAAAACGTGAAGAAAAGATTTCATTGGAAGCGGGCAAAATTGTAGGTGAGCTGTACGATGAAATTTTAAAGCAATATCACAATCCCGAAAATGACGAAACTCTTAAAAGTCTTAATAAGTTAATTGTCAGATTGGTTTTTTGCCTTTATGCAGAGGATGCGGGTATATTCGGCGGACATTCTAAATTCCATAATTATATTAAGTCTTTCTCTGCCCGTGATATGCGAAAGGCTTTACTTGAGCTGTTTAAAATACTTGATACAAAAATTGAAGACCGAGACCCTTATGAAGAGGAGCAGCTTGCCGCTTTTCCGTATGTAAACGGCGGCTTGTTTGCCGATGAAAATATCGAAATTCCGCAAATGAATGATGAAATCCGCAATTTAATTCTTCGTAATGCAAGTGAGGACTTTGATTGGAGCGATATCAGTCCCACTATCTTCGGCGCCGTATTTGAAAGCACCTTGAATCCCGAAACCCGCCGCAGCGGAGGTATGCACTATACTTCTATTGAAAATATACATAAGGTAATAGACCCATTGTTTCTTGACGAACTGCGTGCCGAGCTTGCCGAAATTAAGGAAATTAAGGTAGCTAAAACAAAAGAAACAAAAATTAATGATTTTTGTAAAAAGCTTGGCAGCCTTACCTTTTTTGATCCCGCCTGCGGCTCGGGCAATTTCCTGACAGAAACCTATATTTCTCTTCGCCGTTTGGAAAATGAAGCATTAGAAGAAATTACAAAAGGCCAAATACTTTTTGATTTCGGAGACGTTATAAAGGTTTCTATCAATCAGTTTTACGGAATAGAGATAAATGACTTTGCAGTAACCGTTGCAAAAACTGCACTTTGGATAGCTGAAAGTCAGATGATGAAGGAAACAGAAGAAATCGTTCATCAAAACCTTGAATTTTTGCCTCTTAAAACAAACGCACATATTGTCGAAGGTAACGCTCTTCGTATAGATTGGGAAAGCGTTGTTCCTAAGAATAAGCTCAATTACATAATGGGCAACCCGCCTTTTGTAGGCGCTCGTCTTATGAACAAGGAGCAAAAGGACGATCTCCTTTCTGTTTTCGGTGCAAAATGGAAGAACGCAGGAAATCTTGACTATGTTGCCTGTTGGTATAAAAAGGCAACAGAATTGATGCGAGGAACAAGCATCAGAACAGCGCTTGTTTCTACAAACTCTGTTTCACAAGGCGAAAGTGTGGCAATTCTGTGGAAGCCTTTGTTTGAAACTGGTATACATATTGATTTTGCTCACCGTACATTCCGTTGGAGTAATGAAGCTAAGAAAACAGCAGCGGTATTTTGTGTTATCATTGGTTTTAGCTTTATTGGATATAAAGATAAATTTATTTATGACGGAGAAAGATTTAATAAAGCAAAAAACATTAATGCTTATTTAGTAGATGCAGAAAATATTTTTATCGAAAGCAGGACTAATCCAATTTGCGATATACCTAAAATAGGAATAGGAAATCAGCCAATTGATGGCGGCTTTTATCTGTTTAAAAAAGAAGAAATGGAAAGCTTTATACAAAAAGAGCCGTGTTCTGAAAAATATTTTAAGCCTTGGATAGGCTCTGACGAATTTATCAAAAGATATTTCAGATATTGTTTATGGCTTGGAGAGTGTCCTCCAAATGAATTGCGTAAAATGCCTGAATGTATGAAAAGGGTTGAAGCAGTTAGAAAATTTCGTCTTTCGAGCAATAGAAAATCCACATTAAAGCTGGCAGATACACCTACTCGTTTTCAAACTGAAAATATGCCTAATGAGGAATATATTGTTATACCAGAGGTTTCAACTCAAAGCAGAAGATATATACCTATTGGCTTTTTAACTCCTGATATTTTATGTAGTAATTTAGTGAAAATAATACCTGAAGCAAAGATGTATCATTTTGGCATACTTACCTCAAATGTTCATATGGCGTGGGTTAGACAAGTGTGTGGCAGATTAGGTAACGGGTATCGTTATTCTAAAGATATTGTGTATAACAATTTTCCGTGGCCGACGCCTACCGAGGAGCAAAAGGCAGCTATTGAAAAAACGGCTCAGGCAATTCTTGATGCCCGTGCACTCTATCCCGATTGTTCACTTGCCGATTTATATGATGAGGTTGCTATGCCGCCCGAGCTTCGCAAAGCACATCAAGAAAATGACAAAGCCGTTATGCGTGCATACGGCTTCTGGGGCAAGCTCAACACCGAATCCGAGTGCGTAGCAGAGCTTATGAAGATGTATCAAGAGTTGACACAAAAGTAA
- a CDS encoding FeoB-associated Cys-rich membrane protein, whose protein sequence is MKALDVIVLIVVLVAIGFAIYSTVKNRKKGGCCGNCNKCSECTDKEKHK, encoded by the coding sequence ATGAAAGCTTTAGATGTAATTGTTTTAATTGTTGTTTTGGTTGCTATAGGCTTTGCGATTTATTCAACTGTAAAAAACAGAAAAAAAGGCGGCTGTTGCGGAAATTGCAACAAATGCAGCGAATGTACCGACAAAGAAAAGCACAAATGA
- a CDS encoding phosphoribosylformylglycinamidine synthase — translation MNQVYRIYVEKMKDYAAQADSVFSDLKENLKLEGLKSLRLINRYDVQGLNKDDFDKARDIVFSEPQVDVTYEKLPQGEFVFAVEYLPGQFDQRADSCAHCISLLTGKEPPIVRSATVYILSGDIKGKEEQIKAYLINPVESREASLATAEDLQQNFETPTTVETLDGFIALDRNGLADFVEKYALAMDIDDIEFCQNYFKNDEKRDPTISEIRMIDTYWSDHCRHTTFLTQIENVDIEPDYVKEVYDSYLQLRNPVKPQCLMDMAVFAAKHLKKQGLLNDLDESEEINACSVKVTIEVDGEPQQWLLMFKNETHNHPTEIEPFGGAATCLGGAIRDPLSGRSYVYQAMRITGASDPRKTVEETIPGKLPQRKITLGAASGYSSYGNQIGLATGFVKELYHDGYTAKRMEIGAVMGAAPCENVVRLVPSPGDVVILLGGATGRDGCGGATGSSKSHTKESITTCGAEVQKGNAPEERKLQRLFRNPEATKLIKRCNDFGAGGVSVAIGELADGLLINLNAVPKKYEGLTGTELAISESQERMAVVIAAEDVDKFISLANSENLNAQQVAVVTEEPRLEMEFYGKRIVSISREFLNSNGAEKHTSVKVPARDIENILTPELPEGNLSEKWLKTLEKLNVCSQRGLVERFDSTIGAGTVLMPYGGKYMQTESQYMAAKLPVLNGTTDDCSMMAYGFDPVLSSKSPFHGAAFAVVESVSKLVAAGGNLDKMWLTFQEYFPRTKNDPERWGLPFEALLGSIQAQLGLSLGSIGGKDSMSGTFEDIDVPPTLTSFAVSVYKASKIVTNDFKKAGSKVYLLRAPLDKNSLPEYSKLKEMYRELKALIDDGKILSTFALTSGGLCEAISKMSFGNKIGFEGNLNEKDIFDSLFGSIVIESDAELNFELIGKTIDKPVILVNGCEIDLNNACDVWCKPLEKVFPTKAKTEPKLVEAISFNGRSAQSPAIKCAKPTVVIPVFPGTNCEYDTARAFEKAGAQAKIIVIRNRNEADISDSVEELYKAISQAQIVMLPGGFSGGDEPDGSGKFIATFFRNEKISYAVSELLESRDGLMLGICNGFQALIKLGLVPFGKIVPMTDKCPTLTFNEISRHQSAIVRTRVSSTLSPWLSGVNVGDVFEVPISHGEGRFVANDEVLAALKANGQIATQYVDLNGNPTMDIFHNPNASMLAIEGITSADGRVFGKMGHSERTGANLYRNIYGNFDIKIFESGVKYFK, via the coding sequence ATGAATCAGGTTTACAGAATTTATGTTGAAAAAATGAAGGATTATGCCGCACAGGCTGACAGCGTTTTTTCTGATTTAAAAGAAAACTTAAAATTAGAAGGCTTAAAGTCTTTACGTCTTATAAACAGATATGATGTGCAGGGCTTAAATAAAGATGATTTTGACAAGGCAAGGGATATTGTTTTTTCCGAGCCTCAGGTAGATGTTACATATGAAAAGCTTCCCCAGGGTGAGTTTGTCTTTGCCGTTGAGTATTTACCCGGTCAGTTTGACCAGCGTGCTGACTCTTGTGCACACTGTATTTCTCTTTTAACAGGTAAAGAGCCCCCTATTGTCAGAAGCGCTACAGTATATATTTTAAGCGGTGATATCAAGGGTAAGGAGGAGCAAATCAAAGCTTATCTTATAAACCCCGTAGAAAGCCGTGAGGCTTCTTTGGCTACTGCTGAGGACTTACAGCAAAATTTTGAAACTCCCACCACTGTTGAAACTCTTGACGGCTTTATTGCTCTTGACAGAAACGGTCTTGCGGATTTTGTCGAAAAATATGCTTTGGCTATGGATATTGACGATATCGAATTTTGCCAGAACTATTTTAAAAATGACGAAAAGCGTGACCCCACAATTTCCGAAATCCGTATGATAGATACTTATTGGTCCGACCACTGCCGTCATACAACCTTTTTAACTCAGATTGAAAATGTTGATATTGAGCCCGATTACGTTAAAGAAGTATATGACTCATATTTACAATTAAGAAATCCCGTAAAGCCTCAGTGCCTTATGGATATGGCTGTTTTTGCCGCAAAGCATCTTAAAAAGCAAGGTCTTTTAAATGACCTTGACGAAAGCGAAGAAATCAACGCTTGCAGTGTTAAAGTAACTATTGAGGTGGACGGTGAGCCTCAGCAGTGGCTTCTTATGTTCAAGAACGAAACCCACAATCACCCCACCGAGATTGAGCCATTCGGCGGCGCTGCGACCTGCTTGGGCGGAGCTATAAGAGACCCGCTTTCAGGTCGCTCCTATGTATATCAGGCTATGCGTATTACAGGCGCTTCCGACCCGAGAAAAACAGTTGAAGAAACAATTCCCGGAAAGCTTCCTCAAAGAAAAATCACTTTGGGTGCGGCTTCTGGCTATTCCTCTTACGGTAACCAGATAGGTCTTGCTACAGGCTTTGTAAAAGAGCTTTATCACGATGGATATACTGCAAAAAGAATGGAAATAGGCGCTGTTATGGGCGCTGCTCCCTGTGAAAACGTTGTAAGACTTGTTCCTTCACCCGGAGATGTAGTTATTCTTTTGGGCGGTGCTACAGGCCGTGACGGTTGCGGCGGTGCTACAGGCTCTTCCAAATCACACACTAAAGAATCCATTACAACCTGCGGCGCAGAGGTTCAAAAAGGAAATGCGCCCGAGGAAAGAAAGCTTCAGAGACTTTTCAGAAATCCCGAAGCTACAAAGCTTATTAAACGCTGTAACGACTTCGGTGCAGGCGGTGTTTCCGTTGCTATCGGAGAATTGGCTGACGGTCTTTTAATCAACCTTAATGCTGTTCCCAAAAAATACGAGGGCCTTACAGGTACAGAGCTTGCAATTTCCGAATCTCAGGAAAGAATGGCAGTTGTAATTGCTGCTGAGGATGTTGATAAATTTATCTCTCTTGCAAACTCTGAAAACCTAAATGCTCAGCAGGTAGCTGTTGTAACCGAAGAGCCTCGTCTTGAAATGGAATTTTACGGAAAGAGAATTGTAAGCATTTCCCGTGAATTCTTAAATTCAAACGGCGCTGAAAAGCATACAAGCGTTAAAGTTCCTGCAAGGGACATTGAAAATATTTTAACTCCCGAGCTTCCCGAGGGTAATTTAAGTGAAAAATGGCTTAAAACTCTTGAAAAGCTTAACGTTTGCTCTCAGAGAGGTCTTGTAGAGAGATTTGACAGCACTATCGGCGCAGGCACTGTACTTATGCCTTACGGCGGTAAATATATGCAGACAGAAAGTCAGTATATGGCTGCAAAGCTTCCCGTTCTTAACGGAACTACAGACGATTGCTCTATGATGGCTTACGGCTTTGACCCCGTTCTTTCTTCAAAAAGCCCCTTCCACGGAGCTGCTTTTGCAGTTGTTGAATCCGTTTCCAAGCTTGTTGCTGCAGGCGGTAACCTTGATAAAATGTGGCTTACCTTCCAGGAATATTTCCCCCGTACCAAGAATGACCCTGAGCGTTGGGGACTTCCCTTTGAAGCACTGCTTGGCTCTATACAGGCACAGCTGGGACTTTCTTTAGGCTCTATCGGAGGAAAGGACAGTATGTCCGGTACCTTTGAGGATATTGATGTTCCTCCTACACTAACCTCTTTTGCTGTAAGTGTTTACAAGGCTTCTAAGATTGTAACCAATGATTTCAAAAAGGCAGGAAGCAAGGTTTATCTGTTAAGAGCTCCTCTTGATAAAAACAGTCTTCCTGAGTACAGTAAGCTTAAAGAAATGTACAGAGAGCTTAAAGCCCTTATAGATGACGGCAAGATTTTATCAACCTTTGCGCTTACCTCAGGCGGTCTTTGCGAAGCTATTTCAAAAATGAGCTTCGGAAACAAAATCGGCTTTGAAGGCAACCTCAATGAAAAAGATATCTTTGACAGTCTGTTTGGCTCAATAGTTATTGAAAGTGATGCAGAGCTTAACTTTGAATTGATAGGTAAAACTATTGACAAGCCCGTTATTTTAGTAAACGGCTGTGAAATTGATTTGAATAACGCTTGCGATGTATGGTGCAAGCCTCTTGAAAAGGTATTCCCCACAAAAGCAAAAACAGAGCCCAAGCTTGTAGAAGCAATAAGCTTTAACGGCAGAAGCGCTCAATCTCCCGCAATCAAATGTGCAAAGCCTACCGTTGTTATTCCTGTATTCCCCGGCACAAACTGTGAATACGATACAGCAAGAGCTTTTGAAAAAGCAGGTGCACAGGCTAAAATAATCGTTATAAGAAACCGCAACGAAGCTGATATAAGTGATTCTGTGGAAGAGCTTTACAAGGCTATCTCCCAAGCTCAGATAGTTATGCTTCCCGGTGGCTTCTCAGGCGGTGACGAGCCTGACGGTTCAGGTAAATTTATCGCAACCTTCTTCAGAAACGAAAAAATCTCTTACGCTGTAAGCGAGCTTTTGGAAAGCCGTGACGGACTTATGTTAGGTATCTGTAACGGTTTCCAGGCACTTATTAAATTAGGTCTTGTTCCCTTTGGAAAAATCGTTCCTATGACCGATAAATGTCCTACACTTACATTTAACGAAATAAGCCGTCACCAATCCGCCATTGTAAGAACAAGAGTTTCCAGCACTCTTTCTCCTTGGCTTTCCGGCGTAAATGTAGGAGATGTTTTTGAGGTTCCGATTTCTCACGGAGAAGGCCGTTTTGTAGCCAATGACGAGGTTCTTGCAGCGCTTAAGGCTAACGGACAAATAGCAACACAATACGTTGATTTAAACGGAAATCCCACAATGGATATCTTCCATAACCCCAATGCTTCAATGCTTGCTATAGAGGGTATCACCTCTGCAGACGGAAGAGTATTCGGTAAAATGGGACATAGCGAAAGAACAGGCGCTAACCTGTATAGAAACATTTACGGAAACTTTGATATTAAAATCTTCGAAAGTGGCGTAAAATATTTTAAATAG
- a CDS encoding CPBP family intramembrane metalloprotease — protein sequence MKKLYEKSQLWFSLVWIIAYVVITSVADGLSESLGIAKALTLVVHIIMSLSAFIFIKKNNLLSEYGFCKTPFKASKYLFYIPLVILVSVNFWFGIRINMPVTETIFYIGSMICVGFLEELIFRGFLFKAMAKDNLKVAVAVSSITFGIGHIVNLVNGSGALLVATICQIFYAIAVGYLFVIIFHRGRSLFPCIAAHSLVNATSAFTNETAMGDAVNIFTSVIICVVAISYSLILRKTLREDKKI from the coding sequence ATGAAAAAGCTATATGAAAAAAGCCAGCTATGGTTTTCGCTTGTCTGGATAATTGCTTATGTTGTAATCACAAGTGTTGCAGACGGACTTTCCGAAAGCTTGGGAATTGCTAAAGCTTTAACCCTTGTTGTTCATATAATTATGTCGCTGTCTGCCTTTATTTTTATTAAGAAAAATAATCTGCTGTCAGAATACGGCTTTTGCAAAACACCGTTTAAAGCATCAAAATATTTATTTTATATTCCTCTTGTGATTTTAGTAAGTGTTAATTTTTGGTTTGGCATCAGAATAAATATGCCTGTAACAGAAACAATTTTTTATATAGGCAGTATGATATGTGTCGGATTTTTAGAGGAGCTTATTTTCAGAGGCTTTCTGTTTAAAGCTATGGCAAAGGATAATCTTAAAGTTGCAGTGGCAGTATCAAGCATAACCTTTGGAATAGGGCATATTGTAAATCTTGTAAACGGCAGCGGTGCTTTACTTGTTGCAACAATATGTCAAATCTTTTACGCAATAGCAGTGGGCTATCTTTTTGTAATTATTTTTCATAGAGGAAGAAGCCTTTTTCCCTGCATAGCGGCCCACAGCCTTGTAAATGCTACAAGTGCTTTCACCAACGAAACAGCTATGGGTGATGCTGTAAATATATTTACATCGGTGATTATTTGTGTTGTCGCCATTTCCTATTCTCTTATTTTAAGAAAAACTCTTAGAGAAGATAAAAAAATATAA
- the feoB gene encoding ferrous iron transport protein B, translating to MNFALVGNQNSGKTTLFNALTGSNQHVGNFPGVTVDLKKGKIKNTKDATVVDLPGIYSIRPYSSEEIITRDYIINNKPDAIINIVDATNLERNLYLSLQLLELKTPTVLALNMMDEVKGNGGTINVSELSRLLGVPVVPISAVKNEGVSELVVCALEVAKNKQLPKVYDFCSSGPVHRCIHAVSHLIEDHAEKLNIPSRFAATRLIEGDDDIAQKLKLDQKEIHTLNHAVSDMENESGLDKNAALADMRYTFIENVCRKTVVKVKESKEHIRSVKIDKILTNKYAALPIFFVIMLLIFKLTFDVVGSFLSDLLSAGVEWLTGIVDNILTNYGINEVIHSLIIDGVFAGVGSVLSFLPLIVVLFFFLSILEDTGYMARIAFVMDRLLRGIGLSGKSFVPMIIGFGCSVPAIMATRTLPSNRDRKMTILLTPFMSCSAKIPIYTVFCAAFFPKSAALVMMCLYLGGMAVGTAVAFVLNKTAFKGKPVPFVMELPNYRLFSLKSVIILMWEKAKDFIYKAFTVIFIATVIIWFLGAFDVRLNFVTDSSQSLLAAIGQFISPLFVPLGFADWRITTALITGFSAKEAVVSTLGVLTNTGISELKNILPQLFTTASAISFLTFTLLYTPCVAAVATIKRELGSKLKTLGVVISQCVIAWIVAYVIYNIAVLVIG from the coding sequence ATGAATTTTGCGTTAGTAGGCAATCAAAACAGCGGGAAAACGACTCTTTTTAATGCTTTGACAGGCTCAAATCAGCACGTCGGAAATTTTCCTGGTGTAACTGTTGATTTGAAAAAAGGAAAAATCAAAAACACTAAGGATGCAACTGTAGTTGATTTGCCGGGTATTTATTCAATACGCCCTTATTCAAGTGAAGAGATTATTACAAGGGATTATATTATAAACAATAAGCCCGATGCCATAATAAATATTGTAGATGCTACAAATTTAGAGAGAAATTTATATCTTTCTTTACAGCTTTTAGAGCTTAAAACTCCTACAGTATTAGCTTTAAATATGATGGATGAGGTAAAGGGTAACGGCGGAACAATAAACGTTTCGGAGCTATCAAGACTTTTAGGAGTTCCCGTTGTTCCTATTTCAGCTGTTAAAAATGAAGGTGTTTCAGAGCTTGTTGTTTGCGCTTTGGAGGTTGCAAAAAATAAACAGCTTCCCAAGGTTTATGATTTTTGTTCTTCAGGACCTGTTCACCGCTGTATTCACGCTGTTTCCCATCTTATTGAGGACCACGCTGAAAAGCTCAATATCCCTTCAAGATTTGCGGCTACACGTCTTATAGAGGGCGACGACGATATTGCTCAGAAGCTAAAGCTTGACCAAAAAGAAATACATACGCTTAATCACGCTGTTTCCGATATGGAAAACGAAAGCGGTCTTGATAAAAATGCGGCTCTTGCCGATATGCGCTATACCTTTATTGAAAATGTCTGCCGTAAAACCGTTGTTAAAGTAAAAGAGAGTAAGGAGCATATAAGAAGCGTTAAAATAGATAAGATACTTACCAATAAATATGCGGCGCTTCCTATCTTTTTTGTAATAATGCTGCTTATTTTTAAGCTTACCTTTGATGTTGTAGGAAGCTTCCTTTCTGATTTACTGTCAGCAGGGGTAGAGTGGCTGACAGGAATAGTTGACAATATCTTGACAAATTACGGAATAAATGAGGTAATTCACAGTCTGATTATAGACGGCGTTTTTGCGGGAGTGGGAAGCGTGCTTTCCTTCCTGCCTCTTATAGTAGTGCTGTTTTTCTTTTTGTCTATACTTGAGGATACAGGCTATATGGCACGAATTGCCTTTGTAATGGACAGACTTTTAAGAGGAATAGGACTTTCGGGAAAAAGCTTTGTACCTATGATTATAGGCTTTGGCTGTTCTGTACCTGCAATAATGGCAACGAGAACCTTGCCCAGCAACAGAGACAGAAAAATGACTATACTTCTGACTCCGTTTATGAGCTGTTCTGCAAAAATTCCTATCTATACAGTTTTTTGTGCGGCGTTTTTCCCAAAAAGTGCGGCTTTGGTTATGATGTGCCTTTATTTAGGCGGTATGGCGGTGGGAACAGCAGTTGCTTTTGTTCTCAATAAAACAGCCTTTAAGGGAAAGCCTGTTCCCTTTGTTATGGAGCTTCCCAATTACCGTCTTTTTTCCTTGAAAAGCGTTATTATACTTATGTGGGAAAAGGCAAAGGATTTTATTTATAAAGCCTTTACTGTTATTTTTATAGCTACGGTTATAATATGGTTTTTGGGAGCCTTTGATGTAAGACTTAATTTTGTTACTGACAGCTCTCAAAGTCTGCTTGCCGCAATAGGACAGTTTATTTCACCTTTATTTGTACCCTTAGGCTTTGCCGATTGGCGAATAACAACAGCTCTCATTACAGGCTTTTCAGCTAAAGAAGCTGTTGTCAGCACCTTGGGCGTTCTTACAAATACGGGAATTTCAGAGCTTAAAAATATATTGCCTCAGCTTTTTACCACAGCATCGGCAATAAGCTTTTTGACATTTACGTTGCTCTATACCCCTTGCGTTGCAGCGGTTGCAACTATCAAAAGAGAATTAGGCTCGAAGCTTAAAACCTTGGGAGTAGTTATTTCTCAGTGCGTAATTGCGTGGATAGTAGCATATGTAATATATAATATAGCTGTCTTGGTGATTGGTTAA
- a CDS encoding ferrous iron transport protein A yields the protein MTLDKLEQKKNAIITKVGGEGPLRLRLLDMGIIPKTKVQVIKRAPLGDPIEIRVRGYEVTLRLEDARLIEIEIEK from the coding sequence ATGACATTAGATAAATTAGAGCAAAAGAAGAATGCAATTATTACAAAAGTCGGCGGAGAAGGACCGTTGAGACTTCGTTTGCTCGATATGGGAATAATTCCGAAAACTAAAGTACAGGTCATTAAGAGAGCGCCTCTGGGCGACCCGATAGAGATAAGAGTAAGAGGGTATGAGGTTACCTTAAGGCTTGAAGATGCAAGGCTTATTGAAATTGAGATTGAAAAATAA
- a CDS encoding magnesium transporter CorA family protein has translation MIAYYKTIGSKIEKLNSIEKDCWINVTSPDEREIAFLTTELGLDTGFLKSALDEEESSHIDSEDNQTLIIVDAPVMEKEEAGTVKYGTIPLGIIITKEHIITVCLKQTTVISDFTDGIVKSTNTALKTRFVLLLLLRVATRFLHYLKQIDKLSNYIEKQLHRSMKNKELIQLLDLEKSLVFFSTSLKSNEVTLEKILRGRIIKLYEEDQDILEDVLIEIKQAIEMSNIYSNILSGTMDAFASVISNNLNIVMKRLTSITILMAIPTMIASFYGMNTTWLPFREHFWFPVVLSVVATVVSAIVLIKKKMF, from the coding sequence ATGATTGCATATTACAAAACTATCGGTTCAAAAATCGAAAAACTCAATTCTATTGAAAAAGACTGTTGGATAAACGTTACAAGTCCTGACGAGAGAGAAATAGCGTTTTTAACAACTGAGCTTGGCCTTGACACTGGCTTTTTAAAGTCAGCGTTGGACGAAGAGGAAAGCTCTCATATTGACAGTGAGGATAATCAGACTCTTATTATAGTCGATGCTCCCGTTATGGAAAAGGAAGAAGCGGGCACTGTAAAATACGGAACTATTCCTTTGGGTATCATAATCACTAAGGAGCATATTATAACAGTATGTCTTAAGCAGACAACCGTTATCAGCGATTTTACAGACGGTATTGTTAAAAGTACCAATACAGCTTTAAAAACAAGATTTGTATTGCTTTTATTGCTCAGAGTTGCCACGAGATTTCTTCATTACCTTAAGCAAATAGATAAGCTTTCCAATTACATTGAAAAGCAGCTTCACCGTTCTATGAAAAATAAGGAGCTTATTCAGCTTCTCGATTTGGAAAAATCCCTTGTGTTCTTTTCAACCTCTCTCAAATCAAATGAGGTTACTCTTGAGAAAATTCTCAGAGGCAGAATTATAAAGCTTTACGAAGAGGACCAGGATATTCTTGAGGACGTACTTATAGAAATTAAACAGGCTATTGAAATGTCCAATATTTACAGTAACATTCTTAGCGGAACAATGGATGCTTTTGCATCGGTTATTTCAAATAATCTGAATATTGTTATGAAGCGTCTTACCTCTATTACAATTCTTATGGCAATCCCCACTATGATTGCAAGCTTTTACGGAATGAATACTACCTGGCTTCCTTTCAGAGAACATTTCTGGTTCCCCGTAGTTCTTTCTGTAGTGGCAACTGTTGTAAGTGCAATAGTTTTAATAAAGAAAAAGATGTTTTAA